A portion of the Musa acuminata AAA Group cultivar baxijiao chromosome BXJ1-1, Cavendish_Baxijiao_AAA, whole genome shotgun sequence genome contains these proteins:
- the LOC135585862 gene encoding FCS-Like Zinc finger 8-like isoform X1, whose translation MFLRSKIQDIMLRKRTRSVSNKQGLMSDTASLLSPTAASFFTSPRPFSGFSQKGTADPEAGASPTSILETRPFSAIRNPSFFDGNPKRAILSSSVTPTIPNVSRPLPQENGDPRAIGLGLLDVLNNEDSVKSTSKPEKRMVVFGSQLKIQIPPPPTAPTQFSSISTTGSTESLHSPIEFGIKTRNSKLALYSPQKSPLQTGYVGFDMLNSSPRVFTGCLPQSEMELSEDYTRVILHGPNPRTTHIYDNCIIESCGNGWNEKGASHDQPAYTADGFLSFCYGCKKKIGPGDDIYMYRGEKAFCSHECRDQEMLSNEGKEEH comes from the exons ATGTTTCTGAGATCAAAGATTCAAGATATTATGTTGAGGAAGAGGACCAGATCAGTCAGCAACAAGCAAGGCCTGATGTCTGATACTGCCTCCCTCTTATCTCCCACCGCTGCGTCCTTCTTCACCTCTCCAAGGCCCTTTAGTGGCTTCTCTCAGAAGGGCACTGCAGACCCTGAAGCAGGTGCGAGCCCGACTTCCATACTGGAAACCAGGCCCTTCTCTGCCATTAGGAATCCCTCCTTCTTCGATGGGAACCCAAAACGAGCCATCTTGTCATCATCTGTCACTCCCACCATCCCGAACGTGAGCAGACCACTCCCTCAGGAGAATGGGGACCCAAGAGCCATCGGACTTGGCCTTCTTGATGTTCTCAACAATGAGGACTCGGTTAAGAGCACTTCCAAGCCGGAGAAGAGGATGGTGGTGTTTGGGTCTCAGCTTAAGATTCAAATACCTCCTCCTCCCACTGCTCCTACCCAGTTCAGCTCAATTTCGACTACAGGCTCTACCGAGTCTCTCCATTCACCTATAGAATTCGGCATCAAAACTAGGAATTCAAAGTTGGCTTTGTACTCTCCCCAGAAATCTCCTCTCCAGACTGGCTATGTGGGTTTTGATATGCTGAATTCTTCACCTCGGGTTTTCACGGGGTGCCTTCCACAGTCGGAGATGGAGCTGTCGGAGGACTATACTCGTGTGATCTTGCATGGGCCAAACCCCAGGACCACTCATATCTATGATAACTGCATCATAGAGAGCTGCGGTAATGGATGGAACGAGAAAGGGGCTTCTCATGATCAGCCAGCCTACACGGCAGATGGTTTCTTGAGCTTCTGCTATGGCTGCAAGAAGAAAATTGGCCCGGGGGACGATATTTACATGTATAG agGAGAGAAAGCATTCTGTAGTCATGAATGTCGCGACCAAGAGATGTTGAGTAATGAAGGAAAGGAGGAGCACTGA
- the LOC135585862 gene encoding FCS-Like Zinc finger 8-like isoform X2, which translates to MFLRSKIQDIMLRKRTRSVSNKQGLMSDTASLLSPTAASFFTSPRPFSGFSQKGTADPEAGASPTSILETRPFSAIRNPSFFDGNPKRAILSSSVTPTIPNVSRPLPQENGDPRAIGLGLLDVLNNEDSVKSTSKPEKRMVVFGSQLKIQIPPPPTAPTQFSSISTTGSTESLHSPIEFGIKTRNSKLALYSPQKSPLQTGYVGFDMLNSSPRVFTGCLPQSEMELSEDYTRVILHGPNPRTTHIYDNCIIESCGNGWNEKGASHDQPAYTADGFLSFCYGCKKKIGPGDDIYIGEKAFCSHECRDQEMLSNEGKEEH; encoded by the exons ATGTTTCTGAGATCAAAGATTCAAGATATTATGTTGAGGAAGAGGACCAGATCAGTCAGCAACAAGCAAGGCCTGATGTCTGATACTGCCTCCCTCTTATCTCCCACCGCTGCGTCCTTCTTCACCTCTCCAAGGCCCTTTAGTGGCTTCTCTCAGAAGGGCACTGCAGACCCTGAAGCAGGTGCGAGCCCGACTTCCATACTGGAAACCAGGCCCTTCTCTGCCATTAGGAATCCCTCCTTCTTCGATGGGAACCCAAAACGAGCCATCTTGTCATCATCTGTCACTCCCACCATCCCGAACGTGAGCAGACCACTCCCTCAGGAGAATGGGGACCCAAGAGCCATCGGACTTGGCCTTCTTGATGTTCTCAACAATGAGGACTCGGTTAAGAGCACTTCCAAGCCGGAGAAGAGGATGGTGGTGTTTGGGTCTCAGCTTAAGATTCAAATACCTCCTCCTCCCACTGCTCCTACCCAGTTCAGCTCAATTTCGACTACAGGCTCTACCGAGTCTCTCCATTCACCTATAGAATTCGGCATCAAAACTAGGAATTCAAAGTTGGCTTTGTACTCTCCCCAGAAATCTCCTCTCCAGACTGGCTATGTGGGTTTTGATATGCTGAATTCTTCACCTCGGGTTTTCACGGGGTGCCTTCCACAGTCGGAGATGGAGCTGTCGGAGGACTATACTCGTGTGATCTTGCATGGGCCAAACCCCAGGACCACTCATATCTATGATAACTGCATCATAGAGAGCTGCGGTAATGGATGGAACGAGAAAGGGGCTTCTCATGATCAGCCAGCCTACACGGCAGATGGTTTCTTGAGCTTCTGCTATGGCTGCAAGAAGAAAATTGGCCCGGGGGACGATATTTACAT agGAGAGAAAGCATTCTGTAGTCATGAATGTCGCGACCAAGAGATGTTGAGTAATGAAGGAAAGGAGGAGCACTGA